One region of Streptomyces leeuwenhoekii genomic DNA includes:
- a CDS encoding acyl-CoA dehydrogenase family protein — MLEDLTALVTETVADAAGEWDVAGEIPAGVLRGLGAKGVLCAEAAPQFGGLGLSGTDNGALTAHTGTLCSSLRSVMTSQGMAAWTIQRFGDPAQRARHIGRLTGGDLAAVAFSEPGAGSDLAAMATEIRREGGGIVVDGTKTWITVAGYADLLVVFGRHEGGGAVALVPASAPGVRVTRVPEPLGCRAAGHATVVLDNVRLPEENLLAVAGQPLAMLTTIALTYGRLSVAWGCVGILRACLTAVARHAAQREQFGKPLLGHQLVARHLAELYAAERTATFACERASQSWDSGSPEQVPASVLAKHVAAGNAARGAASAVQVLASAGAAGGHVVERAYRDAKLMEVIEGSNEICQLMLAEHAASSAG; from the coding sequence GTGCTTGAGGACCTGACCGCGCTGGTGACCGAGACGGTCGCCGACGCGGCCGGCGAGTGGGACGTGGCGGGCGAGATCCCCGCCGGCGTCCTGCGGGGGCTCGGCGCCAAGGGCGTGCTGTGCGCCGAGGCCGCCCCGCAGTTCGGCGGCCTGGGCCTGTCCGGGACGGACAACGGGGCGCTCACCGCGCACACCGGCACCCTGTGCAGCTCCCTGCGGAGCGTGATGACCTCCCAGGGGATGGCCGCGTGGACGATCCAGCGGTTCGGCGACCCGGCGCAGCGGGCCCGGCACATCGGCCGGCTCACCGGCGGGGACCTGGCCGCGGTGGCGTTCAGCGAGCCGGGCGCCGGCAGCGACCTGGCCGCCATGGCCACCGAGATCCGGCGCGAGGGCGGTGGCATCGTCGTCGACGGCACCAAGACGTGGATCACCGTCGCCGGCTACGCCGACCTGCTCGTCGTCTTCGGCCGCCACGAGGGCGGCGGCGCCGTCGCCCTGGTGCCCGCGTCGGCTCCCGGCGTCCGGGTGACCCGGGTGCCCGAGCCGCTCGGCTGCCGCGCGGCCGGACACGCCACGGTCGTGCTCGACAACGTACGGCTGCCCGAGGAGAACCTGCTCGCGGTGGCCGGGCAGCCGCTGGCCATGCTGACCACCATCGCGCTGACCTACGGCCGGCTGTCGGTGGCCTGGGGATGCGTCGGCATCCTCCGCGCCTGTCTCACGGCCGTCGCCCGGCACGCCGCACAGCGCGAGCAGTTCGGCAAGCCCCTGCTGGGCCACCAGCTCGTCGCCCGGCACCTGGCCGAGCTGTACGCCGCGGAACGCACGGCGACGTTCGCCTGCGAGCGGGCGAGCCAGAGCTGGGACAGCGGTTCGCCGGAGCAGGTCCCGGCGTCGGTCCTCGCCAAGCACGTGGCGGCCGGGAACGCGGCGCGCGGCGCGGCGTCGGCGGTGCAGGTGCTCGCCTCCGCCGGGGCGGCGGGCGGACACGTGGTGGAGCGGGCGTACCGCGACGCGAAGTTGATGGAAGTCATCGAGGGCAGCAACGAGATCTGCCAGCTGATGCTCGCCGAGCACGCCGCCTCGTCGGCGGGCTGA
- a CDS encoding LuxR C-terminal-related transcriptional regulator, which produces MFPKPLTGSLEVYEWCLDRDGFAVDDIAHEFGFAPDTSAEIVANLLELQLIRTSRDRHAWFVPVDPGIAYSQVLTPSELDLIERTLAVGQLRNDLARLSLVFRSSKFASQYSNSFEIVKVPAVVRSLLSEAAAGCSHEVVCMRPDSGQSAGDWVETQARDFQMLSRGVRLRALYQHTARFDTPIREHAEKLIDSGAEIRTAGALLGKIIIFDRTSAFIPSSGEDGGAVVVQERSLIDFLYSCFEHVWATAKKFDTGRAEIDAVSEDMKKEIVKMLISGAKDEAIARRLGMSVRTCRKHIGQVMQMFGATSRFQFGYLVKEADLEEDV; this is translated from the coding sequence TTGTTTCCCAAACCACTCACCGGAAGTCTCGAAGTTTATGAATGGTGCTTAGACAGGGACGGATTCGCCGTCGACGACATCGCGCACGAATTCGGCTTCGCCCCGGACACGAGCGCGGAGATCGTCGCCAACCTCCTGGAGCTCCAGCTCATACGGACATCCCGTGACCGCCACGCCTGGTTCGTCCCGGTGGACCCGGGTATCGCCTACTCGCAGGTGCTGACACCCAGTGAACTCGACCTCATCGAACGGACCCTGGCCGTAGGCCAGCTCCGGAACGACCTCGCGCGCCTCTCCCTGGTCTTCCGGTCGAGCAAGTTCGCCAGCCAGTACAGCAACTCCTTCGAGATCGTGAAAGTCCCCGCGGTGGTCAGATCGCTGCTGTCCGAGGCGGCGGCCGGCTGTTCCCACGAGGTGGTCTGCATGCGCCCCGACAGCGGGCAGTCGGCCGGCGACTGGGTCGAGACGCAGGCCCGGGACTTCCAGATGCTGAGCCGGGGCGTGCGTCTGCGGGCCCTCTACCAGCACACCGCGCGGTTCGACACCCCGATCCGTGAGCACGCCGAGAAGCTGATCGACTCCGGTGCCGAGATACGCACGGCGGGGGCACTCCTCGGCAAGATAATCATCTTCGACCGCACATCGGCGTTCATCCCGTCGAGCGGCGAGGACGGCGGTGCCGTGGTCGTCCAGGAGCGCTCGCTCATCGACTTCCTCTACTCCTGCTTCGAGCACGTCTGGGCGACCGCCAAGAAGTTCGACACCGGGCGGGCCGAGATCGACGCCGTCAGCGAGGACATGAAGAAGGAGATCGTCAAGATGCTGATCTCCGGAGCCAAGGACGAGGCCATCGCCCGGCGCCTCGGCATGTCGGTCCGCACCTGCCGCAAGCACATCGGCCAGGTCATGCAGATGTTCGGTGCGACGAGCCGGTTCCAGTTCGGCTACCTGGTCAAGGAGGCCGACCTGGAGGAGGACGTGTAG
- a CDS encoding flavin reductase family protein has translation MVAPFDATDFRRTLGCLPTGVTVITAATPSGRPVGMACNSFVSVSLEPPLVMFCAGDASSTLTDLRSSGTFCVNILGSAQGALCRQFSVKGIDRFAGVRWTESAAGPELCDALAWMSCAIDTEHVAGDHVIIIARVTGLRVNQDEPEPLVFHRGRFGSFRESTEPLAVTGALPRQTPGGGTRAPSATPSATPGAAG, from the coding sequence ATGGTAGCTCCGTTCGACGCGACGGATTTCCGGCGCACCCTCGGATGTCTGCCGACCGGGGTGACGGTCATCACGGCCGCGACGCCGTCCGGCCGGCCCGTGGGCATGGCGTGCAATTCCTTCGTGTCGGTGTCGCTGGAACCGCCGCTGGTCATGTTCTGCGCCGGTGACGCGTCGTCGACACTGACCGATCTGCGGAGCAGCGGCACCTTCTGCGTCAACATCCTCGGCAGCGCCCAGGGCGCGCTGTGCCGGCAGTTCTCCGTCAAGGGCATCGACCGGTTCGCCGGGGTCCGCTGGACCGAGTCGGCGGCCGGTCCCGAACTGTGCGACGCGCTCGCCTGGATGTCGTGCGCCATCGACACCGAACACGTCGCCGGCGACCACGTCATCATCATCGCCCGGGTGACCGGGCTGCGGGTGAACCAGGACGAGCCCGAGCCGCTGGTGTTCCACCGCGGCAGATTCGGGTCCTTCCGTGAGAGCACCGAACCGCTCGCGGTGACCGGGGCACTGCCCCGGCAGACCCCGGGCGGCGGTACGCGGGCTCCCTCCGCCACCCCCTCCGCCACGCCGGGAGCCGCCGGCTAG
- a CDS encoding MEDS domain-containing protein has protein sequence MPGEGLEAGVSTYGRTERRIEDVQYGDHLCLAFDDDAEQRRVVTAYLAAGLRRGERVMYFADRSTPREVLGWLSASGTDPELALGKGQLVVTTADATYLASGSFDPGAMVASLRKEVADSLGAGYTGFRVSGEMGWALRDVPGAERLREYETEVNEVFAGQRASAVCQYDARRFDTGQLDAFDRCHPGAVAGEPLYSDSTLRLVPAFHRGQRVLRVAGSVDHRTTGVFATALQAVLHGPGDVLVDMAELEFIDLAGVRVLAHAAAGLDRGRRLLVRELAPLLCQVVRMVGFDETPALVVSAREVSR, from the coding sequence ATGCCGGGGGAGGGGCTGGAGGCCGGGGTGAGCACGTACGGGCGAACAGAGCGCCGTATCGAGGACGTGCAGTACGGGGATCACTTGTGTCTGGCGTTCGACGACGACGCCGAGCAGCGCCGTGTGGTGACCGCCTACCTGGCGGCCGGCCTGCGCCGCGGGGAACGAGTCATGTACTTCGCCGACCGGAGCACCCCGCGAGAGGTCCTCGGCTGGCTGTCGGCGTCCGGCACCGACCCGGAACTCGCGCTGGGCAAGGGGCAGCTCGTGGTGACGACGGCCGACGCGACGTATCTCGCCTCGGGCTCGTTCGATCCCGGTGCCATGGTGGCCTCCCTGCGCAAGGAGGTCGCCGACTCCCTCGGCGCCGGCTACACCGGTTTCCGCGTCAGCGGGGAGATGGGCTGGGCACTGCGTGACGTCCCGGGCGCCGAGCGGCTCAGGGAGTACGAGACCGAGGTCAACGAGGTCTTCGCCGGTCAGCGGGCCTCGGCCGTCTGCCAGTACGACGCACGTCGTTTCGACACCGGGCAGCTTGACGCGTTCGACCGCTGCCACCCGGGCGCGGTCGCCGGAGAGCCGCTGTACAGCGACAGCACCCTGCGGCTGGTTCCGGCGTTCCACCGTGGACAGCGCGTGCTGCGTGTGGCGGGCAGCGTGGACCACCGCACCACCGGCGTGTTCGCCACCGCCCTGCAAGCGGTGCTGCACGGGCCGGGCGACGTCCTGGTGGACATGGCGGAACTGGAGTTCATCGATCTGGCCGGGGTGCGGGTCCTCGCTCACGCAGCGGCCGGCCTGGACCGCGGAAGGCGCCTGCTGGTGAGGGAGCTGGCGCCGCTGCTGTGCCAGGTGGTGCGCATGGTCGGATTCGACGAGACGCCGGCTCTGGTCGTCAGTGCCCGGGAGGTCTCCCGATGA
- a CDS encoding 3-hydroxyacyl-CoA dehydrogenase family protein — MTENRGAPGLAVFGAGVMGIGIAALAIGRGVPVTLVDVDQARLGTARRRVRDELRLAHLTGALPRTGPAGELRLAESAAAVADATSVIEAITEAAELKAKVHREIASVVAPGTLRVTNTSSIPVDELAGQVPCPEDLVGVHFMNPPYLIGTLEVVRGPRTGERAMTAVQALLSTLGRKGIVVGDGPGFVTSRVLHRMINDAANVVEEGRATVEDVDALMEGCLGHPTGPLRTADLIGIDNLVDSLTVLHERTGDDSYRPSELLLRKVAEGDHGRKTGRGFYDYGVR; from the coding sequence ATGACGGAGAACAGGGGGGCACCGGGGCTCGCGGTGTTCGGTGCGGGAGTGATGGGCATCGGCATCGCGGCCCTCGCCATCGGGCGAGGAGTGCCGGTCACGCTCGTGGACGTGGACCAGGCACGGCTGGGCACGGCACGCCGGCGGGTGCGGGACGAGCTCCGGCTCGCGCATCTGACGGGCGCCCTGCCGCGGACCGGTCCGGCCGGCGAGCTGCGGCTCGCCGAGTCCGCGGCGGCGGTGGCGGACGCCACCTCGGTGATCGAGGCGATCACCGAGGCCGCGGAGCTGAAGGCCAAGGTGCACCGCGAGATCGCCTCCGTGGTCGCGCCGGGGACGCTGCGCGTCACCAACACCTCGTCCATCCCCGTCGACGAGCTCGCCGGGCAGGTGCCCTGCCCCGAAGACCTGGTCGGCGTCCACTTCATGAACCCGCCCTACCTGATCGGCACCCTGGAGGTGGTGCGCGGACCGCGCACCGGTGAGCGGGCGATGACGGCCGTCCAGGCCCTGCTGTCCACGCTGGGCAGGAAGGGGATCGTGGTCGGCGACGGCCCCGGCTTCGTCACCAGCCGGGTGCTGCACCGCATGATCAACGACGCGGCGAACGTCGTCGAGGAGGGCCGGGCCACCGTCGAGGACGTCGACGCCCTGATGGAGGGCTGCCTCGGGCATCCCACGGGTCCGCTGAGGACGGCCGACCTGATCGGGATCGACAATCTCGTCGACTCGCTGACGGTGCTGCACGAGCGCACCGGGGACGACAGCTACCGCCCGAGCGAACTGCTGCTGCGCAAGGTCGCCGAGGGCGACCACGGACGCAAGACCGGGCGCGGCTTCTACGACTACGGCGTGCGCTGA
- a CDS encoding STAS domain-containing protein, which translates to MTAPEPLLTVDPRQDPSGPCVIEVAGELDHHTAHVLSEAVDAAPFGTSAVIIDLSGVTYCDSTGITVLITAYRRAQATGSSLSLAGVNPDQMRVFSVVGLDQVFTFHPSVQAALSALHARR; encoded by the coding sequence GTGACCGCACCCGAACCCCTCTTGACCGTCGATCCACGACAGGACCCGTCCGGTCCCTGCGTCATCGAGGTGGCAGGTGAACTGGACCACCACACGGCACACGTCCTGAGCGAAGCCGTCGACGCGGCCCCGTTCGGCACCAGCGCGGTGATCATCGACCTGTCGGGCGTGACCTATTGCGACTCCACCGGCATCACGGTGCTGATCACCGCCTACCGCCGGGCCCAGGCCACCGGCTCCTCCCTGAGCCTGGCCGGTGTGAACCCGGACCAGATGCGTGTGTTCAGTGTCGTCGGCCTCGATCAGGTCTTCACCTTCCATCCCTCGGTGCAGGCGGCGCTCTCCGCGCTGCATGCGCGCCGATGA
- a CDS encoding acyl carrier protein produces MTDSTTELPVAAIEQRIGAFLEAKTKLTWEPEEDLFTSGAVSSLFAMELVVFVESTFQVAVEGPDLAMDNFRTVRAMSSLVTRLRSGGDGA; encoded by the coding sequence ATGACGGACTCGACAACCGAACTGCCGGTCGCCGCCATCGAGCAGCGCATCGGCGCGTTCCTCGAGGCGAAGACCAAGCTGACCTGGGAGCCGGAGGAGGACCTGTTCACCTCGGGCGCGGTCTCCTCGCTCTTCGCGATGGAGCTGGTGGTGTTCGTGGAGAGCACCTTCCAGGTCGCGGTGGAGGGCCCGGACCTCGCCATGGACAACTTCCGCACGGTGCGCGCCATGAGCTCGCTGGTGACCCGGCTGCGCAGCGGCGGTGACGGTGCTTGA
- a CDS encoding HAD-IIIC family phosphatase — translation MSEAQPIVKCLVWDLDNTLWQGTLVEDGHVEVDDAIRKVVMELDARGVLQAVASRNDHDEAWARLEELGLAEYVVLPHIGWGPKSESVRRIAERLNFSLKTIAFIDDLPTERAEVAYHLPDVRCYPAEQAGTLLGLPEFSPPVVTVDARRRRRMYQAGFERDQEREKYQGADEDFLRSLDLEMRIGKARDEEITRVEELTLRTSQMNATGVHYSDAALRSLLSDEDHEVLVVSMTDRFGPHGAVGVMLIEKTPRAWRIKLLATSCRVVSFGAGAVLLRWLTDAAARAGVHLAADFRRTDRNRMMEVAYRFAGFTTARCACLASFSPPEGTECLHLEPVRQDPPATMRVMAPEPLVGGPVTRWR, via the coding sequence ATGTCCGAAGCACAACCGATCGTGAAATGCCTGGTGTGGGACCTCGACAACACCCTGTGGCAGGGCACGCTCGTCGAGGACGGCCACGTCGAGGTCGACGACGCGATCCGCAAGGTCGTCATGGAACTCGACGCGCGTGGCGTGCTGCAGGCCGTGGCGAGCCGCAACGACCACGACGAGGCGTGGGCGCGCCTGGAGGAGCTCGGCCTGGCCGAGTACGTCGTCCTGCCGCACATCGGCTGGGGCCCGAAGTCGGAGTCGGTGCGCCGGATCGCCGAGCGGCTGAACTTCTCGCTGAAGACGATCGCGTTCATCGACGACCTGCCGACCGAACGCGCCGAGGTCGCGTACCACCTGCCGGACGTCCGCTGCTACCCGGCCGAGCAGGCCGGAACGCTGCTCGGCCTGCCCGAGTTCAGCCCGCCGGTGGTCACCGTCGACGCGCGGCGCCGCCGCCGGATGTACCAGGCCGGGTTCGAGCGGGACCAGGAGCGGGAGAAGTACCAGGGCGCCGACGAGGACTTCCTGCGCTCGCTCGACCTGGAGATGCGCATCGGCAAGGCCCGGGACGAGGAGATCACGCGGGTCGAGGAACTCACCCTGCGGACCAGCCAGATGAACGCCACCGGCGTGCACTACTCCGACGCCGCGCTGCGCTCGCTGTTGTCCGACGAGGACCACGAGGTGCTGGTGGTCTCGATGACCGACCGCTTCGGCCCGCACGGCGCGGTCGGGGTGATGCTGATCGAGAAGACCCCGCGCGCCTGGCGCATCAAGCTGCTGGCGACGTCCTGCCGGGTCGTCTCGTTCGGCGCGGGCGCGGTACTGCTGCGATGGCTCACCGACGCCGCCGCCCGGGCAGGTGTGCACCTGGCCGCCGACTTCCGGCGCACCGACCGCAACCGGATGATGGAGGTGGCCTACCGGTTCGCGGGATTCACCACCGCGCGGTGCGCCTGTCTCGCCTCGTTCTCGCCGCCCGAGGGAACCGAGTGCCTGCACCTGGAGCCGGTCCGGCAGGACCCGCCGGCGACCATGCGCGTCATGGCCCCCGAGCCGCTCGTCGGCGGGCCGGTGACGCGATGGCGGTAG
- a CDS encoding PP2C family protein-serine/threonine phosphatase — MRATASPAQDSAARPADEEARLAAVRRYQILDTPPDGAFDRIAALAARIFEVPMATVAIVDTDRVWFKATHGLGGMAQVGREPGLCASAILHGEPYVVTDAVADGRALANPLVQGELGIRFYAAAPITTSDGQRLGTVNVLDTRPRRPTEAQLDALQDLAALVMDELELRLSAIRTVTAERDRRAEAEHLARTLQRTLLPPALPLVPGLRTAAAYHTATAQEVGGDFYDLFPLNDGRWAFFLGDVCGKGADAAALTSLTRYTLRAAAIYDPDPCAALANLDTVLKGEYQGSSPRYCTAVFGVLTPLLDGSFDITLAGGGHPPALAVRADGAIHPLSTAGGQLIGMLPRPRFVQTTTRLFPGDGLLLYTDGLTEARTPEGTMLGEENLIRHLAAAAVRTADDLLETVEVLLKRLGEGVSDDTALLALSVPADSDNRTQENR, encoded by the coding sequence TTGAGAGCGACGGCGAGTCCCGCGCAGGATTCCGCGGCACGCCCGGCCGACGAGGAGGCCCGCTTGGCGGCGGTGCGCCGGTACCAGATCCTGGACACCCCGCCCGACGGCGCGTTCGACAGGATCGCGGCCCTGGCCGCCCGCATCTTCGAGGTACCCATGGCCACGGTGGCGATCGTGGACACCGACCGGGTGTGGTTCAAGGCGACCCACGGCCTCGGCGGCATGGCACAGGTCGGCCGTGAGCCGGGGCTGTGCGCCTCGGCCATCCTGCACGGTGAGCCCTACGTCGTCACGGACGCGGTCGCCGACGGGCGGGCCCTGGCCAACCCGCTCGTCCAGGGCGAGCTGGGCATCCGGTTCTACGCCGCCGCCCCGATCACGACCTCCGACGGGCAGCGCCTGGGCACCGTGAACGTTCTGGACACCCGCCCGCGCCGGCCGACCGAGGCCCAGCTCGACGCGCTTCAGGACCTGGCCGCGCTGGTCATGGACGAGCTCGAACTGCGCCTGTCGGCCATACGCACCGTCACCGCCGAGCGTGACCGGCGCGCCGAGGCCGAACATCTGGCCCGCACGCTGCAGCGCACACTGCTGCCCCCGGCGCTGCCCCTGGTCCCCGGACTGCGCACCGCGGCGGCGTACCACACGGCCACCGCACAGGAGGTGGGCGGTGACTTCTACGACCTCTTCCCGCTCAACGACGGCCGCTGGGCCTTCTTCCTGGGGGACGTGTGCGGGAAGGGCGCCGACGCCGCCGCGCTGACCTCACTGACGCGTTACACCCTGCGGGCCGCCGCCATCTACGACCCGGATCCCTGCGCGGCCCTGGCCAATCTCGACACCGTCCTCAAAGGTGAGTACCAGGGCAGCAGTCCCCGCTACTGCACGGCGGTGTTCGGGGTGCTCACGCCCCTGCTCGACGGTTCGTTCGACATCACCCTGGCCGGGGGAGGGCACCCGCCCGCCCTGGCCGTGCGCGCGGACGGCGCGATCCACCCCCTCTCCACCGCCGGGGGCCAGCTGATCGGCATGCTTCCCCGTCCGCGGTTCGTGCAGACCACCACCCGGCTGTTCCCCGGTGACGGACTGCTGCTGTACACCGACGGCCTGACCGAAGCCCGCACACCGGAAGGCACCATGCTGGGTGAGGAGAACCTGATCCGGCACCTGGCGGCCGCCGCCGTACGCACGGCGGACGACCTGCTGGAGACCGTCGAAGTGCTCTTGAAACGCTTGGGCGAGGGAGTCAGCGACGACACCGCATTGCTCGCCCTGTCCGTACCCGCAGACTCCGACAACCGTACTCAGGAGAACCGGTGA
- a CDS encoding ATP-binding protein: MNGPADRSRTGRPVQASVTLERGSVRIAEARRWTVGRLAEARDDRGRPLPDQVVEAAQLVVSELVTNAVKYGSDPVELTLAFAGDCLSITVRDGDPTLPAPRRADPVRVGQHGLEIVAALSRDVDVRREPSGKRITARIPLASSRGDRPGATGPVSGAPPQERATWTRTVVDSSSVCTSSRSQS; encoded by the coding sequence ATGAATGGCCCGGCGGACCGCTCGCGGACCGGCCGACCGGTACAGGCGTCGGTGACGCTGGAGCGGGGGTCGGTACGCATCGCGGAAGCGCGCCGCTGGACCGTCGGGCGCCTGGCCGAGGCGCGGGACGACAGGGGCCGGCCGCTGCCGGACCAGGTCGTCGAGGCGGCTCAGCTCGTGGTGAGCGAATTGGTCACCAATGCGGTGAAGTACGGTTCCGACCCCGTGGAGCTGACACTGGCGTTCGCCGGAGACTGCTTGTCGATCACGGTGCGGGACGGCGATCCCACCCTGCCGGCGCCTCGCCGGGCCGACCCGGTCCGGGTCGGCCAGCACGGCCTGGAGATCGTGGCGGCCCTGAGCCGGGACGTCGACGTCCGGCGCGAGCCGTCCGGGAAGCGCATCACCGCGCGTATCCCCCTGGCGTCTTCGCGGGGGGACCGGCCTGGCGCGACCGGTCCGGTGAGCGGAGCACCCCCTCAGGAGAGGGCGACGTGGACGCGCACGGTCGTCGACTCCTCGTCGGTGTGCACTTCCAGCAGATCGCAGAGCTGA
- a CDS encoding O-methyltransferase, whose translation MAGQVELNERLLDYVRSVSLRDDEILRDLIAETAFMPAMNAMVTMPEEGQLLAMLVGLTGAARVLEIGTFTGYSTLCMARALPPGGRIVTCDISERWTRVAQRYWERAGVRDRIELRLGDGAETMADLLAENGAETFDLVFIDADKAGYARYYEAALTHLRPGGLAVLDNTLYFGRVADPEANDPDTEAIRDLNASLLADSRVELSLLVMADGITLVRKNDKVQSGRDFS comes from the coding sequence ATGGCCGGCCAGGTGGAGCTGAACGAGCGGCTGCTCGACTACGTGCGGTCGGTGTCCCTGCGGGACGACGAGATCCTCCGCGACCTGATCGCCGAGACGGCGTTCATGCCGGCGATGAACGCCATGGTGACCATGCCCGAGGAGGGACAACTGCTCGCCATGCTGGTCGGGCTGACCGGGGCCGCCCGGGTGCTGGAGATCGGCACGTTCACCGGCTACAGCACCCTGTGCATGGCGCGGGCGCTGCCGCCCGGCGGGCGGATCGTCACCTGTGACATCAGCGAGCGCTGGACGAGGGTGGCGCAGCGCTACTGGGAGCGCGCCGGGGTCCGCGACCGGATCGAGCTGCGGCTCGGAGACGGCGCGGAGACCATGGCCGACCTGCTCGCCGAGAACGGGGCGGAGACCTTCGACCTGGTCTTCATCGACGCCGACAAGGCCGGCTACGCGCGCTACTACGAGGCGGCGCTGACCCACCTGCGGCCCGGTGGCCTGGCCGTGCTGGACAACACGCTCTACTTCGGGCGGGTCGCGGACCCGGAGGCGAACGATCCCGACACCGAGGCCATCCGCGACCTCAACGCCTCGCTCCTGGCCGACAGCAGGGTGGAACTGTCCCTGCTCGTCATGGCGGACGGGATCACGCTGGTGCGCAAGAACGACAAGGTGCAGTCAGGAAGGGACTTCTCATGA
- a CDS encoding sensor histidine kinase, protein MSDGSACPPPGQDRGLVHQALVYGSSREFLDVTVPFCLEGLARDEAVLAVTTPANAGLLREAMGGAAERVEFADSAHWYRTPGRTLAAYHRYVGQRTGNGRHRRVRIIGEPVWHGRDPLETAEWTRYESAINIAFAGCAASIVCPYDTRVLPRSIVADARRTHPQIAATASPRPSGCYTPPATDDGWRHPPAPLEKGRKALHMRFEADLSAVRRQVADTAARLGLPQDRIERLVFAVNELATNAVQHGRGSGTVTVRRAGRRVVCDVTSTGGGDAAWYLGYLPPSPDQTRGHGMWVVRQLCDLLEVHTDEESTTVRVHVALS, encoded by the coding sequence ATGAGCGACGGTTCCGCCTGCCCACCGCCCGGCCAGGACCGCGGACTGGTCCACCAGGCCCTCGTCTACGGGAGCAGCCGGGAGTTCCTCGACGTCACCGTTCCCTTCTGCCTAGAGGGACTGGCGCGCGACGAAGCGGTGCTGGCGGTGACCACTCCGGCCAACGCCGGCCTGCTGCGTGAGGCGATGGGGGGCGCGGCCGAGCGGGTGGAGTTCGCCGACTCGGCACACTGGTATCGCACGCCGGGGCGGACCCTGGCCGCCTACCACCGTTATGTCGGCCAGCGCACGGGCAACGGCCGGCACCGGAGGGTGCGCATCATCGGCGAGCCGGTGTGGCACGGTCGGGACCCCTTGGAGACCGCCGAGTGGACGCGGTACGAGTCGGCGATCAACATCGCCTTCGCCGGCTGCGCGGCCTCCATCGTCTGCCCGTACGACACGAGGGTCCTGCCCCGAAGCATCGTGGCCGACGCCCGCCGCACCCACCCCCAGATCGCCGCGACGGCATCACCGCGTCCGAGCGGGTGCTACACCCCCCCGGCCACCGACGACGGCTGGCGGCACCCGCCGGCCCCCCTGGAGAAGGGAAGGAAGGCTCTCCACATGCGCTTCGAGGCCGACCTTTCGGCAGTGCGGCGCCAGGTGGCCGATACCGCGGCACGGCTGGGTCTGCCGCAGGACCGCATCGAACGTCTGGTCTTCGCGGTGAACGAGCTAGCCACCAACGCCGTCCAGCACGGCCGCGGCTCCGGTACCGTGACGGTCCGCCGCGCCGGCCGCCGTGTCGTGTGCGACGTCACCAGCACGGGCGGCGGGGACGCCGCCTGGTATCTGGGCTACCTGCCGCCGTCCCCGGACCAGACGCGAGGGCATGGCATGTGGGTCGTCCGTCAGCTCTGCGATCTGCTGGAAGTGCACACCGACGAGGAGTCGACGACCGTGCGCGTCCACGTCGCCCTCTCCTGA